A genomic segment from Sander vitreus isolate 19-12246 chromosome 3, sanVit1, whole genome shotgun sequence encodes:
- the ddx6 gene encoding putative ATP-dependent RNA helicase ddx6: MSTARTENPVILGLSNQNGQLRGPVKPAGAPGGGGGGPLLQQLNQMKGTINNGNSQPAPTTNAVIKPGDDWKKNLKLPPKDMRMKTSDVTATKGNEFEDYCLKRELLMGIFEMGWEKPSPIQEESIPIALSGRDILARAKNGTGKSGAYLIPLLERIDLKRDCIQAVVIVPTRELALQVSQICIQVSKHMGGVKVMATTGGTNLRDDIMRLDETVHVIIATPGRILDLIKKGVAKVNQVQMVVLDEADKLLSQDFVLMMEEMLGFLAKQRQILLYSATFPLSVQKFMNAHLQKPYEINLMEELTLKGVTQYYAYVTERQKVHCLNTLFSRLQINQSIIFCNSSQRVELLAKKISQLGYSCFYIHAKMRQEHRNRVFHDFRNGLCRNLVCTDLFTRGIDIQAVNVVINFDFPKLGETYLHRIGRSGRFGHLGLAINLITYDDRFNLKGIEEQLGTEIKPIPGIIDKSLYVAEYHSESGEELKP, translated from the exons ATGAGTACGGCCAGGACAGAGAACCCAGTGATTTTGGGCTTGTCCAACCAGAACGGACAGCTCAGAGGCCCAGTGAAGCCTGCTGGAGCAccaggtggaggtggaggaggccCTCTACTACAGCAGCTTAATCAGATGAAAGGCACAATCAACAATGGTAACTCCCAACCGGCCCCTACAACCAACGCTGTCATCAA GCCTGGAGATGACTGGAAGAAAAATTTGAAATTGCCCCCAAAAGACATGAGAATGAAAACTTCG GATGTGACTGCAACTAAAGGCAACGAGTTTGAAGATTATTGCCTAAAGAGGGAGTTGCTCATGGGAATCTTTGAGATGGGCTGGGAAAAGCCATCTCCAATTCAG GAGGAAAGCATTCCCATTGCACTGTCAGGAAGGGATATCTTGGCCAGAGCTAAGAACGGCACGGGAAAGAGTGGAGCCTACCTCATTCCCTTACTTGAACGCATTGACCTGAAGAGGGACTGCATACAAG CTGTGGTCATAGTGCCCACCAGAGAACTGGCTCTGCAAGTAAGCCAAATATGTATCCAGGTCAGCAAACACATGGGCGGAGTCAAGGTAATGGCAACCACAGGTGGAACCAACCTACGCGATGACATCATGAGACTCGACGAAACGG TACATGTGATCATTGCCACTCCTGGGAGGATTTTAGACCTCATCAAGAAAGGGGTGGCTAAAGTCAATCAAGTGCAGATGGTCGTTCTGGATGAA GCTGACAAACTCCTGTCTCAGGACTTTGTGCTTATGATGGAGGAAATGCTGGGCTTCCTGGCCAAACAGAGGCAGATTCTGCTTTATTCTGCAACCTTCCCTCTCAGCGTGCAAAAGTTTATG AATGCACACTTGCAGAAACCCTATGAGATCAACCTGATGGAGGAGCTTACACTGAAGGGTGTGACTCAGTATTACGCTTATGTAACTGAAAGGCAAAAGGTCCATTGCCTTAACACCTTGTTCTCCAGG ctcCAGATCAACCAGTCTATAATCTTCTGCAACTCCTCTCAGAGAGTGGAGCTCCTTGCCAAGAAGATCTCCCAGCTCGGTTATTCATGTTTCTACATTCATGCCAAGATGAGACAG GAGCATCGCAACCGTGTGTTCCACGACTTTAGAAATGGCCTCTGCCGGAATCTTGTCTGCACTG ACCTTTTCACAAGAGGCATTGACATTCAAGCTGTGAATGTTGTGATCAATTTCGACTTTCCCAAGCTGGGAGAAACGTACCTTCATCGCATTGGTAGATCTG GCCGCTTTGGACACTTGGGTCTGGCCATCAACCTCATCACTTACGATGATCGCTTCAACCTGAAAGGGATTGAGGAGCAGCTTGGGACGGAGATCAAGCCCATCCCTGGCATCATTGACAAGAGCCTATATGTGGCAGAGTACCACAGTGAGAGTGGCGAAGAACTCAAGCCATGA
- the treh gene encoding trehalase isoform X2 codes for MKLREAPDVVLSAFRNLSNASPNSTVPPSKLQEFLSTYFEKPGTEFEPWTPPDWHDEPKFLGGIADGELRNWAGKIHNLWKSLGRKMVSGVKDHPELYSQIYSPHPVVVPGGGGRFRELYYWDSYWVINGLLLSEMTDTAHGMIQNFLYLVNRYGFIPNGGRIYYERRSQPPFLTLMVESYYQATKDKEFLRAALPVLEQEYQFWMQNRSVAVEVNGAEHVLNRYHVQVGMPRPESYTDDLELAEGLTDDRKEQLWMDLKAGAESGWDFTSRWYTDADGHNNGTLRETSTSQILPADLNALLCLNEKTLASFHRILGDSDSAALYEQTAARRLEAIESVLWDAERGAWFDYNLVTHSKHFEFYPSNLAPVWAQCYSRPEMAEKAVQYLKGSGALQFPNGVPTSLREPGQQWDYPNAWPPLQHMLIRGLSKLPSEDAKQLAFDLAQRWIKTNWLAYMKYEAMFEKYDVNGDGKPGAGGEYQVQLGFGWTNGVALQLLDQYGLRLVSGSR; via the exons ATGAAGCTGAGGGAAGCTCCAG ATGTTGTTTTGTCCGCATTTCGCAACCTTTCAAATGCATCGCCGAACTCTACCGTCCCACCTTCCAAACTGCAGGAGTTCCTCAGTACATACTTTGAGAAACCAGGGACAGAGTTTGAGCCATGGACACCACCAGACTGGCATGACGA GCCCAAGTTCCTGGGAGGAATAGCAGACGGAGAACTACGTAACTGGGCTGGAAAGATCCATAATCTGTGGAAGTCTCTCGGCAGAAAG ATGGTCAGCGGTGTTAAAGATCACCCAGAGCTCTACTCGCAGATATATAGCCCACATCCTGTCGTTgtgccgggggggggggggcgcttcAGGGAACTCTACTACTG GGACTCCTACTGGGTCATCAACGGGCTTCTGCTGTCAGAGATGACAGACACGGCCCATGGGATGATTCAGAACTTCCTCTACCTCGTAAACAG ATACGGCTTCATTCCAAATGGTGGGCGGATTTACTATGAAAGGCGCAGTCAGCCTCCATTCCTCACTCTAATGGTGGAGAGCTACTATCAAGCAACCAAGGATAAAGAGTTCCTCAG AGCAGCGTTGCCAGTTCTGGAGCAGGAGTACCAATTCTGGATGCAGAACCGTTCTGTGGCTGTGGAAGTAAACGGGGCGGAGCATGTACTGAACCGGTATCATGTGCAGGTGGGCATGCCCAG GCCTGAATCCTACACAGATGACCTGGAATTAGCTGAAGGACTCACTGATG ACCGTAAGGAGCAGCTGTGGATGGATCTGAAAGCGGGTGCAGAGTCTGGGTGGGATTTCACATCCCGCTGGTATACGGACGCTGACGGCCACAACAACGGCACCCTCAGGGAGACCAGTACCAGCCAGATCCTGCCTGCTGACCTCAACGCTCTCCTGTGCCTCAACGAGAAGACTCTCGCTTCATTTCACAGGATACTGG GTGACAGTGACTCTGCGGCCCTGTATGAGCAGACTGCAGCCCGCAGACTGGAGGCCATAGAGTCTGTGCTGTGGGATGCTGAGAGGGGAGCCTGGTTCGACTACAACCTGGTGACGCACTCCAAACACTTTGAGTTTTACCCCTCCAACCTGGCACCTGTCTGGGCACAGTGCTATTCTCGGCCTGAGATGGCAGAGAAGGCAGTACAGTATTTGAAG GGGAGCGGTGCTCTCCAGTTCCCCAACGGAGTCCCAACGTCGCTGAGAGAGCCTGGGCAGCAGTGGGACTATCCCAACGCCTGGCCTCCTCTGCAACACATGCTCATCCGTG GTTTGTCCAAACTACCTTCAGAGGATGCAAAACAACTAGCATTTGATTTAGCCCAGCGTTGGATCAAGACAAACTGGTTGGCATACATGAAATATGAAGCTATGTTTGAGAAG tATGATGTGAACGGCGATGGCAAACCTGGTGCTGGAGGAGAATACCAAGTTCAG CTGGGTTTTGGCTGGACCAACGGTGTGGCCCTGCAGCTCCTGGACCAGTATGGGCTGAGACTCGTCTCAGGAAGCAGATGA
- the treh gene encoding trehalase isoform X3: MLLLLPVSFPADVVLSAFRNLSNASPNSTVPPSKLQEFLSTYFEKPGTEFEPWTPPDWHDEPKFLGGIADGELRNWAGKIHNLWKSLGRKMVSGVKDHPELYSQIYSPHPVVVPGGGGRFRELYYWDSYWVINGLLLSEMTDTAHGMIQNFLYLVNRYGFIPNGGRIYYERRSQPPFLTLMVESYYQATKDKEFLRAALPVLEQEYQFWMQNRSVAVEVNGAEHVLNRYHVQVGMPRPESYTDDLELAEGLTDDRKEQLWMDLKAGAESGWDFTSRWYTDADGHNNGTLRETSTSQILPADLNALLCLNEKTLASFHRILGDSDSAALYEQTAARRLEAIESVLWDAERGAWFDYNLGSGALQFPNGVPTSLREPGQQWDYPNAWPPLQHMLIRGLSKLPSEDAKQLAFDLAQRWIKTNWLAYMKYEAMFEKYDVNGDGKPGAGGEYQVQLGFGWTNGVALQLLDQYGLRLVSGSR, translated from the exons ATGCTTTTGTTGCTCCCTGTGTCTTTCCCTGCAGATGTTGTTTTGTCCGCATTTCGCAACCTTTCAAATGCATCGCCGAACTCTACCGTCCCACCTTCCAAACTGCAGGAGTTCCTCAGTACATACTTTGAGAAACCAGGGACAGAGTTTGAGCCATGGACACCACCAGACTGGCATGACGA GCCCAAGTTCCTGGGAGGAATAGCAGACGGAGAACTACGTAACTGGGCTGGAAAGATCCATAATCTGTGGAAGTCTCTCGGCAGAAAG ATGGTCAGCGGTGTTAAAGATCACCCAGAGCTCTACTCGCAGATATATAGCCCACATCCTGTCGTTgtgccgggggggggggggcgcttcAGGGAACTCTACTACTG GGACTCCTACTGGGTCATCAACGGGCTTCTGCTGTCAGAGATGACAGACACGGCCCATGGGATGATTCAGAACTTCCTCTACCTCGTAAACAG ATACGGCTTCATTCCAAATGGTGGGCGGATTTACTATGAAAGGCGCAGTCAGCCTCCATTCCTCACTCTAATGGTGGAGAGCTACTATCAAGCAACCAAGGATAAAGAGTTCCTCAG AGCAGCGTTGCCAGTTCTGGAGCAGGAGTACCAATTCTGGATGCAGAACCGTTCTGTGGCTGTGGAAGTAAACGGGGCGGAGCATGTACTGAACCGGTATCATGTGCAGGTGGGCATGCCCAG GCCTGAATCCTACACAGATGACCTGGAATTAGCTGAAGGACTCACTGATG ACCGTAAGGAGCAGCTGTGGATGGATCTGAAAGCGGGTGCAGAGTCTGGGTGGGATTTCACATCCCGCTGGTATACGGACGCTGACGGCCACAACAACGGCACCCTCAGGGAGACCAGTACCAGCCAGATCCTGCCTGCTGACCTCAACGCTCTCCTGTGCCTCAACGAGAAGACTCTCGCTTCATTTCACAGGATACTGG GTGACAGTGACTCTGCGGCCCTGTATGAGCAGACTGCAGCCCGCAGACTGGAGGCCATAGAGTCTGTGCTGTGGGATGCTGAGAGGGGAGCCTGGTTCGACTACAACCTG GGGAGCGGTGCTCTCCAGTTCCCCAACGGAGTCCCAACGTCGCTGAGAGAGCCTGGGCAGCAGTGGGACTATCCCAACGCCTGGCCTCCTCTGCAACACATGCTCATCCGTG GTTTGTCCAAACTACCTTCAGAGGATGCAAAACAACTAGCATTTGATTTAGCCCAGCGTTGGATCAAGACAAACTGGTTGGCATACATGAAATATGAAGCTATGTTTGAGAAG tATGATGTGAACGGCGATGGCAAACCTGGTGCTGGAGGAGAATACCAAGTTCAG CTGGGTTTTGGCTGGACCAACGGTGTGGCCCTGCAGCTCCTGGACCAGTATGGGCTGAGACTCGTCTCAGGAAGCAGATGA
- the treh gene encoding trehalase isoform X4, with product MLLLLPVSFPADVVLSAFRNLSNASPNSTVPPSKLQEFLSTYFEKPGTEFEPWTPPDWHDEPKFLGGIADGELRNWAGKIHNLWKSLGRKMVSGVKDHPELYSQIYSPHPVVVPGGGGRFRELYYWDSYWVINGLLLSEMTDTAHGMIQNFLYLVNRYGFIPNGGRIYYERRSQPPFLTLMVESYYQATKDKEFLRAALPVLEQEYQFWMQNRSVAVEVNGAEHVLNRYHVQVGMPRPESYTDDLELAEGLTDDRKEQLWMDLKAGAESGWDFTSRWYTDADGHNNGTLRETSTSQILPADLNALLCLNEKTLASFHRILGDSDSAALYEQTAARRLEAIESVLWDAERGAWFDYNLVTHSKHFEFYPSNLAPVWAQCYSRPEMAEKAVQYLKIFSWTKHFADVPLDSC from the exons ATGCTTTTGTTGCTCCCTGTGTCTTTCCCTGCAGATGTTGTTTTGTCCGCATTTCGCAACCTTTCAAATGCATCGCCGAACTCTACCGTCCCACCTTCCAAACTGCAGGAGTTCCTCAGTACATACTTTGAGAAACCAGGGACAGAGTTTGAGCCATGGACACCACCAGACTGGCATGACGA GCCCAAGTTCCTGGGAGGAATAGCAGACGGAGAACTACGTAACTGGGCTGGAAAGATCCATAATCTGTGGAAGTCTCTCGGCAGAAAG ATGGTCAGCGGTGTTAAAGATCACCCAGAGCTCTACTCGCAGATATATAGCCCACATCCTGTCGTTgtgccgggggggggggggcgcttcAGGGAACTCTACTACTG GGACTCCTACTGGGTCATCAACGGGCTTCTGCTGTCAGAGATGACAGACACGGCCCATGGGATGATTCAGAACTTCCTCTACCTCGTAAACAG ATACGGCTTCATTCCAAATGGTGGGCGGATTTACTATGAAAGGCGCAGTCAGCCTCCATTCCTCACTCTAATGGTGGAGAGCTACTATCAAGCAACCAAGGATAAAGAGTTCCTCAG AGCAGCGTTGCCAGTTCTGGAGCAGGAGTACCAATTCTGGATGCAGAACCGTTCTGTGGCTGTGGAAGTAAACGGGGCGGAGCATGTACTGAACCGGTATCATGTGCAGGTGGGCATGCCCAG GCCTGAATCCTACACAGATGACCTGGAATTAGCTGAAGGACTCACTGATG ACCGTAAGGAGCAGCTGTGGATGGATCTGAAAGCGGGTGCAGAGTCTGGGTGGGATTTCACATCCCGCTGGTATACGGACGCTGACGGCCACAACAACGGCACCCTCAGGGAGACCAGTACCAGCCAGATCCTGCCTGCTGACCTCAACGCTCTCCTGTGCCTCAACGAGAAGACTCTCGCTTCATTTCACAGGATACTGG GTGACAGTGACTCTGCGGCCCTGTATGAGCAGACTGCAGCCCGCAGACTGGAGGCCATAGAGTCTGTGCTGTGGGATGCTGAGAGGGGAGCCTGGTTCGACTACAACCTGGTGACGCACTCCAAACACTTTGAGTTTTACCCCTCCAACCTGGCACCTGTCTGGGCACAGTGCTATTCTCGGCCTGAGATGGCAGAGAAGGCAGTACAGTATTTGAAG ATTTTCAGTTGGACAAAACATTTTGCTGATGTGCCTCTCGACAGTTGTTGA
- the treh gene encoding trehalase isoform X1, with product MLLLLPVSFPADVVLSAFRNLSNASPNSTVPPSKLQEFLSTYFEKPGTEFEPWTPPDWHDEPKFLGGIADGELRNWAGKIHNLWKSLGRKMVSGVKDHPELYSQIYSPHPVVVPGGGGRFRELYYWDSYWVINGLLLSEMTDTAHGMIQNFLYLVNRYGFIPNGGRIYYERRSQPPFLTLMVESYYQATKDKEFLRAALPVLEQEYQFWMQNRSVAVEVNGAEHVLNRYHVQVGMPRPESYTDDLELAEGLTDDRKEQLWMDLKAGAESGWDFTSRWYTDADGHNNGTLRETSTSQILPADLNALLCLNEKTLASFHRILGDSDSAALYEQTAARRLEAIESVLWDAERGAWFDYNLVTHSKHFEFYPSNLAPVWAQCYSRPEMAEKAVQYLKGSGALQFPNGVPTSLREPGQQWDYPNAWPPLQHMLIRGLSKLPSEDAKQLAFDLAQRWIKTNWLAYMKYEAMFEKYDVNGDGKPGAGGEYQVQLGFGWTNGVALQLLDQYGLRLVSGSR from the exons ATGCTTTTGTTGCTCCCTGTGTCTTTCCCTGCAGATGTTGTTTTGTCCGCATTTCGCAACCTTTCAAATGCATCGCCGAACTCTACCGTCCCACCTTCCAAACTGCAGGAGTTCCTCAGTACATACTTTGAGAAACCAGGGACAGAGTTTGAGCCATGGACACCACCAGACTGGCATGACGA GCCCAAGTTCCTGGGAGGAATAGCAGACGGAGAACTACGTAACTGGGCTGGAAAGATCCATAATCTGTGGAAGTCTCTCGGCAGAAAG ATGGTCAGCGGTGTTAAAGATCACCCAGAGCTCTACTCGCAGATATATAGCCCACATCCTGTCGTTgtgccgggggggggggggcgcttcAGGGAACTCTACTACTG GGACTCCTACTGGGTCATCAACGGGCTTCTGCTGTCAGAGATGACAGACACGGCCCATGGGATGATTCAGAACTTCCTCTACCTCGTAAACAG ATACGGCTTCATTCCAAATGGTGGGCGGATTTACTATGAAAGGCGCAGTCAGCCTCCATTCCTCACTCTAATGGTGGAGAGCTACTATCAAGCAACCAAGGATAAAGAGTTCCTCAG AGCAGCGTTGCCAGTTCTGGAGCAGGAGTACCAATTCTGGATGCAGAACCGTTCTGTGGCTGTGGAAGTAAACGGGGCGGAGCATGTACTGAACCGGTATCATGTGCAGGTGGGCATGCCCAG GCCTGAATCCTACACAGATGACCTGGAATTAGCTGAAGGACTCACTGATG ACCGTAAGGAGCAGCTGTGGATGGATCTGAAAGCGGGTGCAGAGTCTGGGTGGGATTTCACATCCCGCTGGTATACGGACGCTGACGGCCACAACAACGGCACCCTCAGGGAGACCAGTACCAGCCAGATCCTGCCTGCTGACCTCAACGCTCTCCTGTGCCTCAACGAGAAGACTCTCGCTTCATTTCACAGGATACTGG GTGACAGTGACTCTGCGGCCCTGTATGAGCAGACTGCAGCCCGCAGACTGGAGGCCATAGAGTCTGTGCTGTGGGATGCTGAGAGGGGAGCCTGGTTCGACTACAACCTGGTGACGCACTCCAAACACTTTGAGTTTTACCCCTCCAACCTGGCACCTGTCTGGGCACAGTGCTATTCTCGGCCTGAGATGGCAGAGAAGGCAGTACAGTATTTGAAG GGGAGCGGTGCTCTCCAGTTCCCCAACGGAGTCCCAACGTCGCTGAGAGAGCCTGGGCAGCAGTGGGACTATCCCAACGCCTGGCCTCCTCTGCAACACATGCTCATCCGTG GTTTGTCCAAACTACCTTCAGAGGATGCAAAACAACTAGCATTTGATTTAGCCCAGCGTTGGATCAAGACAAACTGGTTGGCATACATGAAATATGAAGCTATGTTTGAGAAG tATGATGTGAACGGCGATGGCAAACCTGGTGCTGGAGGAGAATACCAAGTTCAG CTGGGTTTTGGCTGGACCAACGGTGTGGCCCTGCAGCTCCTGGACCAGTATGGGCTGAGACTCGTCTCAGGAAGCAGATGA